The Triticum aestivum cultivar Chinese Spring chromosome 4B, IWGSC CS RefSeq v2.1, whole genome shotgun sequence sequence GCCTAAATGCATACATCTTCACATGTTGATATTTATACATAGATAATTCCCATAATGATGGATTTGGATGCCTCTTGTTTTTCATTAGTAACGCAATTACACAAATTACATCACTGTATCAGGCAAAACAAATGCTTTAAAGATACTGAATTGGCTTCTCAATTCATTTTGTTCTATATTGTAGCGAGCTTCACAATACTTACTTACGAAGCCTTtgatcccaaacaagttggggtaggctagatatgaaaccctttcacgaggacttcccaggaggtcacccatcctagtactactctcgcccaaatgggtttcatacccaaaagactggctagtttttacgttggctcgccaagcctatcacaacccttagatatgaaactctttcacaaggacttcccaggaggtcacccatcctagtactactctcgctcaaatcggtttcatacctatgggactggctagtttttacgttggctcgccaagcctatcacaaccctcctcctttacccgggcttgggaccggctatgcctagaagacataggcggagttaGCGAGCTTCACAATGAAgcactttatttttttatttctgaaTTGGTTTCTTAAAAGATAATACTATCTATTAAAATCATTTGCAGTACATAATTGGCGATGGGAACAACTATTATGATTTCACCTACGTCGAAAACGTTGCCTATGGCCATGTTTGTGCGGATAAAACTCTATCATCTGAAGATGGTGCAAAGAGAGCTGCTGGAAAAGTAAGGCCCTTCACTAACATTTTACATTTAAGATTCAGTGTCATGATTTCTGATCCTTTTCCAGGCCTACTTCGTGACAAATGTGGAGCCCATAAAGTTCTGGGAGTTCATGTCGTTGCTTCTAGATGGTCTTGGATATCAAAGGTATTCACATCAATAGACTTAAAAAATCTACTTTGGTTGTATCAAATGACTAGCTTATGTTTGCTGAAATGCTCCTGCACTTTGATGATTAATTTGAGATACATTTTGAGTTTGGTAAACTGATCATTTAGGAGCATATCAATTTGTAATTGTATGCATCCCAAGTTTCCTATACAATATTTACCTTTCCATTGTAGACTTTTCTGTTAAGGGATGGTGCAAGGCTGTCAGTATCTTGAATTGACTCTCAGGTCTTACCATTCCAGTACCCTAGATTTATTTCACCAACTCGCTTACGTATCTGGAGTGATATCTCTTCTCCTATGTAAGCATTTAAGGATCAGGGATCATTGTTCTCTTCCATACTTATTTGGGTGACTTGGTAACCAGCATACTAATGCACTTGACCTTTGTGCAGGCCTTCAATAAAAATTCCTGTCTCTGTTATGATGCCATTGGCTCATGTGGTGGAATGGACTTACAAGTCGTTCTGCAAGTATGGCATGAAGGTTCCTCAGTTGACACCGTCAAGGATCAGGCTCCTCTCATGCAATCGAACATTCAGTTGCTCAAGAGCGAAAGATCAGCTTGGTTATGAACCCATTGTATCACTCAAGGTGTTTTACTATGTCCTCTAGTTTTTTCATTAATGACCTTGCTTGACTTGATGTGTTTTTGAGTGGGATGATTTGAAGAACAATTTCAGTTCATTTCCTACTTCTCTCTTATGAATGTTCAACTATAAGCAATTCATATTGTTTTGAAATTTCAGGATGGTCTGAAGAGAACAATAGAGTCGTATTCCCATATGCAAGCTCAGAATCAAAGGAGTATATCAAAGACTTCGATTTTGCTTGGGAATGGAAATGGTATGACTcaatctgcctccccctcctcctgctatccttactaattgttttcTAATTACTTTCAGTTGCAAAAACGCTTCTTTGGGAAGATTCGAAGCAAACAATGACAGTGCTACTACTATTGGCTGTTATCTACTACCAGTTATTCACATGTGGTTACACCATTATCACAGCAATGGCAAAAATTTTCTCACTAACAGCACTGTTCTTGTTCATTCATGGCATGCTTCCTGCAAATGTGTACGGTCCTCTCTTATTCTGCTTTATTTTGCTGAATATATAGCCGCTACCAGATAGTTAAACAGCATTGGGGTCTTTTAATCATCTCTTAGCATTTCCTCAAGTGTTCCACTTATTAAATTGCGATTTTGGTAATTATTGCAGGTTTGGCCACAAGATTGAGAAACTTGAGCCCTCAAACTTCCACATCTCACAGGTGGAGGCACATCATATTGCTTGCTCAGTCAGTTCATCATGGAACTCATTAGTTGGTGTGCTAAAATCTCTTTGTAGGGGAAATGATTGGCCACTTTTTCTCAAGGCATGATATAATCTCATGCTTTATATTTGTACACTTCACATACTTGATGAGTTGATGTTGTGCTAAGTACTGACACCTGGCATACGTTTTATGTTAATGTCTAACTGAGTTCACTTTTCTCTTCATCAGGTGGTATTCTTCCTACTGGTTGTTAGCATCCTTAGTGCTATGTCTTCGGAGGCTGCATTTAAAATAGGTAACTTCAGGCTTCGCTTTCTAAATTTTAGTGAATGCATCATCTGCATGACTACTAATGACATTAGAAATTTACATGCAACAATAGGTATTCCTCTCATTTTCATAGGCTTCAAAGCATATGAGAAATGGGAGGACACAATTGACAGCCTGGTGGGTGATGCTTGTTCGTTCGTTCTACAGTTTACTCCTATCCAGATATCTTCAAGGCAGAAACAAACATAGACAAGGAGAGCTCGTTAACAGTTGAATTTTATTTTGTAGTTATATCAAGTTTTACTTTTCAGTTATTGCTGATTTTTTATGAACTTATAGTTTGACATTTACTCTTTTAGAATCATCATTCAGAGTCTTAATAAAGTTTATAGAATGTTTCCTTAATGTCGTTGATTTAAGATATGGCGGTGTAcagttttttatttattctttagatGTTTACCCCACTGGACTGTATTGTTATAGCACATTGAAATTAGCTTTTATTGCCATTGAATCTTCCTGAATTATTGCAAGTGCTGATCTTCCTAGTCTTGTGCAGTTTGGTTAGGATTCCATCTGTACCAAATGCTTACCTAGATTGTCTTTACTTGTGTGCCCTAATCTTGGTTGAAAACCAAAAGCACTCCATTATCCACAGATATGTTGCTTTATTATTTGGGTCAAATTTACTATTTTGGATACGAAATTTATGGCTCAGTTTTAAACGTATGAAATGGATGTAGTCGGACGCTGCAATTTGGTGAACACAAGTGGTTGAAAGTTTTTGGGCTCAGTTTCTTAAAGTTGGGGGTAGATTGGTTGTAATTCCAAGGATGGGTGCTATGGCTCCCGATCGGGTCGTGTGATTGGTTGCCTCCAGCACTGTGGTCTTTCTTATGACCCTGATGTTTGTTCATCTTACAACGCGTCCGTGGAGGCAATAAAATTTATGGTAACCATGTGTGCTTGTCCTTTTTCCTCTTTTGATGAGTACTagtacatatgcccgtgcgttggaACGGGTGATTTTTTTCCACAAAACTTGCTTCACGTGCAAAATCTACTTCACATGCCAATATGCCCCACTTGTATCTGACTCGGACAAACGCTGAAATAAGGTTACCCTCGTCGTCTATAAGGTGCATATGTGCGTGTATTGCCACGGGTTGCATCATCTTTTTTTGGATAATCAAGTTTTGATGTGAAGAGGCCACCTCAACGTCATTTGTGCACTTTCATTGGATGGAAGAATAGTGGTGCATGAAATGGACTCGGATGCCACACACACGGTGCCCATAGTAATGtcagtaaaaaaaataaaaaaaattgtatgtgtAGAAAAAAATGGATGTAACATATGCCGGACCGTAATTCCTGCACCGTTGATGCCACATGCAACCATTCCCCACGAAAAAGGCACCCATTCCCCACGAAAATGAACACGGTGTACAATGGATGCCTAGGTTTCATATCCCAAAGgtttagaattttttgaaattttcttaTATTTTTAATGCTATTTTCATATAGAGGTGTGTCCGTGTGTGGCATCCAGGTGCTCCAATGCATTTCCATGCATGAAATAGTCTTTTAGTGAGAGAAATATATAGTGTGATTCTTGAGATTTTAATACTAATTCATTTAAAGGATTTTTAAAGAATCATCAAAGATATGAATGCTAATGATTTTGATTATGtaggttttctgtttttttaagttTGTTTGGTTTGGAAGATTATATTTCATTCCTAACTGGAAATAATAcatgtagtgattttcaattatTGAACTGTCTAGACTCGTTAAAATATTGACAGGTGATTTACATGTCCAAGAAAATATCTTTACAATACCAACAAATGGTTTGTGTCAGCAAATTAATATATCTTCAAGGGTGTGTGAGTCAAATTAGTCACATACGAAACTAACCTAACAAAAATGAAATTACCATAATCACAGTGATTTAGGCTATGATGTGTCTTTCATTTTTTGTGAAATGACCATAACTGCAGTAAAATATATCTTCATGGGTGCGTGTGTGAAAAATGTTAGTGTATACGTATAAAAAATTGTTAGTATATACGTATAAAAATTCTCTACTATCTAAAAGAAACGTAGTgttccgtttcccctcttacgtTCCTCGCTTCGTCCAACCTCTCGTACGACCCCCTCTCCCCTTAGCGATTTTCTTTTCTCCCTCCACTGGTTTTCCCCCTCCCGGTTTTCTGGCCGGACAGACCGGTTCTGTCTTTGGTAAACGTATAATTCACATAAGGTAACCAAACACAATCAATCCAAATGCAGTCaattcatgcatggcaattaattcATTCATGACGATCATCAATCTCCTTCCTTCTTTCAATCAAACGGTAATCAATCTCTCCTTCTTCTCTACTTGTCTAAAAGAAACCTAACTTTGTGTCTCCAGTCTTACGTTCGTCCTGCTTCTCGATCGTCCACCACGGCACCACCACCCGACCGATTTTCCGTTTTTTTAATCCCTTTTTGGTTTTCATCAAATCATGTTTGCTAAGCCTGATCCATGTATGTTAATTAGCAACACCAGCGCATCCCTCTTTTTAAAGCCGGCGAAGGAAACCAACCAGCCTTTCCTTGATTCGTGGCGTACTTACAGGATTCTGCGATGAAAGATCTCCCATGACTTGCCAAAGCATGCATAGCTAGCGGAAG is a genomic window containing:
- the LOC123091921 gene encoding 3beta-hydroxysteroid-dehydrogenase/decarboxylase isoform X2 — translated: MDAAEASARWCVVTGGRGFAARHLVLMLLRSGEWRVRVADLAQVISLDLDEEQGILGAAIREGQAVYASADLRDKAQLAKDFEGAEVVFHMAAPDSSINNFHLHYSVNVEGTKNVIDACIHCKVKRLIYTSSPSVVFDGVHGIFNADESMPYPDKFNDSYSETKADAEKLVMRANGRDGLLTCCIRPSSIFGPGDKLLVPSLVAAARAGKSKYIIGDGNNYYDFTYVENVAYGHVCADKTLSSEDGAKRAAGKAYFVTNVEPIKFWEFMSLLLDGLGYQRPSIKIPVSVMMPLAHVVEWTYKSFCKYGMKVPQLTPSRIRLLSCNRTFSCSRAKDQLGYEPIVSLKDGLKRTIESYSHMQAQNQRSISKTSILLGNGNVAKTLLWEDSKQTMTVLLLLAVIYYQLFTCGYTIITAMAKIFSLTALFLFIHGMLPANVFGHKIEKLEPSNFHISQVEAHHIACSVSSSWNSLVGVLKSLCRGNDWPLFLKVVFFLLVVSILSAMSSEAAFKIEIYMQQ
- the LOC123091921 gene encoding 3beta-hydroxysteroid-dehydrogenase/decarboxylase isoform X1, producing the protein MDAAEASARWCVVTGGRGFAARHLVLMLLRSGEWRVRVADLAQVISLDLDEEQGILGAAIREGQAVYASADLRDKAQLAKDFEGAEVVFHMAAPDSSINNFHLHYSVNVEGTKNVIDACIHCKVKRLIYTSSPSVVFDGVHGIFNADESMPYPDKFNDSYSETKADAEKLVMRANGRDGLLTCCIRPSSIFGPGDKLLVPSLVAAARAGKSKYIIGDGNNYYDFTYVENVAYGHVCADKTLSSEDGAKRAAGKAYFVTNVEPIKFWEFMSLLLDGLGYQRPSIKIPVSVMMPLAHVVEWTYKSFCKYGMKVPQLTPSRIRLLSCNRTFSCSRAKDQLGYEPIVSLKDGLKRTIESYSHMQAQNQRSISKTSILLGNGNVAKTLLWEDSKQTMTVLLLLAVIYYQLFTCGYTIITAMAKIFSLTALFLFIHGMLPANVFGHKIEKLEPSNFHISQVEAHHIACSVSSSWNSLVGVLKSLCRGNDWPLFLKVVFFLLVVSILSAMSSEAAFKIGIPLIFIGFKAYEKWEDTIDSLVGDACSFVLQFTPIQISSRQKQT